A region of Reichenbachiella carrageenanivorans DNA encodes the following proteins:
- a CDS encoding peroxiredoxin-like family protein, translating to MKKLKEQTDAKIATGRQANPDFMKGVDDIINQAKAFEQGSDAIKIGHKAPLFELPDPEGKMVSLGALLNKGPLVVTFYRGSWCPYCNLQLNALQARLGDIHALGATLVAISPQVPDGSMTKNEISEMDFIVLSDQNAKVATQYGVAWEVPDFLVQHMRVDRKLDLEKINNGNGRVLPIPATFVLDRDGVVAWSYVNVDYRTRSEPDDIIEALQNLP from the coding sequence ATGAAAAAATTAAAAGAGCAAACTGACGCTAAAATTGCAACGGGACGACAAGCAAATCCTGATTTTATGAAAGGCGTTGATGATATCATTAATCAAGCAAAAGCTTTCGAACAAGGCAGTGACGCTATTAAAATCGGCCATAAAGCTCCTCTTTTTGAGCTGCCTGACCCTGAAGGAAAAATGGTGTCGTTAGGTGCTTTACTAAACAAAGGCCCACTTGTTGTTACTTTTTATCGTGGCAGTTGGTGTCCGTACTGCAACTTACAGCTTAATGCCTTGCAAGCTCGACTAGGTGATATTCATGCCCTAGGGGCTACATTGGTTGCCATCAGTCCACAAGTACCTGACGGATCGATGACAAAAAATGAAATTAGCGAAATGGATTTCATTGTATTGTCTGACCAAAACGCCAAAGTGGCTACACAATATGGCGTAGCGTGGGAAGTACCTGATTTTTTGGTACAACACATGCGTGTAGATCGCAAGCTTGATTTAGAAAAGATCAATAATGGCAACGGCCGTGTATTACCAATTCCAGCCACGTTTGTATTAGATCGTGACGGGGTAGTTGCATGGAGCTACGTCAACGTTGATTATAGAACACGTTCGGAGCCTGATGATATTATTGAGGCCTTACAAAACCTACCATAG
- a CDS encoding IS110 family RNA-guided transposase: MENTTPKQIFYPHIVGIDISKMSIDVALINSSSMKCNNALFSNDSEGFQKMKRWLKQHGNDCGEDILFCMEHTGIYTRNIVKYLLKRGCKVWLESSLHIKRSMGLIRGKSDKIDAERIANFAFDHQRDAKLVKLSHPTLNRLKDLMKTRMRLQKSLHSQQIAVDELTKVDPKAGREIERISRSAISGLKKSLDKVEAKMDELIQIDKHLKALYEWVTSVKSVGKVLAVDLIVYTEGFTRMLDNRKLACYCGVAPFEYSSGTSIFASPGTSSFANKQLKFHLHMCAMNAIKCHKELRGYYLRKTEEGKSKMSALNAVRNKLLHRVVAVVKRGTPYQEKLD; the protein is encoded by the coding sequence ATGGAAAATACCACCCCTAAACAAATCTTCTACCCACATATCGTGGGTATAGACATCAGCAAAATGAGTATTGATGTGGCTTTGATTAACAGCTCATCGATGAAGTGCAACAATGCCTTGTTTAGTAATGATAGCGAAGGCTTCCAGAAAATGAAAAGATGGCTTAAACAACATGGCAATGACTGTGGTGAGGACATCCTTTTCTGCATGGAACATACCGGTATCTATACCAGAAACATTGTCAAGTATTTGCTCAAAAGAGGATGCAAAGTTTGGCTGGAATCCTCCCTGCACATCAAAAGAAGCATGGGACTAATCAGGGGTAAGTCAGACAAAATCGACGCTGAAAGAATTGCCAATTTTGCTTTTGATCATCAACGTGATGCCAAACTGGTCAAACTCTCACATCCTACCTTAAACCGCCTCAAAGATCTAATGAAAACCAGAATGAGGCTTCAAAAAAGTTTACACAGTCAGCAAATTGCTGTAGATGAGTTGACCAAAGTAGACCCAAAAGCAGGACGTGAAATCGAAAGAATCAGTAGGTCAGCTATCAGTGGGTTAAAAAAATCTTTAGATAAAGTTGAAGCCAAAATGGACGAATTGATTCAGATAGATAAACACTTAAAGGCCCTCTACGAATGGGTCACTTCGGTGAAAAGTGTAGGCAAGGTTTTGGCCGTGGATCTGATCGTTTATACAGAAGGATTTACTCGCATGTTGGACAACCGAAAGCTGGCTTGTTATTGCGGTGTAGCTCCTTTCGAATACAGTAGTGGAACCAGCATATTTGCCAGTCCAGGCACATCAAGTTTTGCCAACAAACAACTCAAATTTCATCTACACATGTGTGCGATGAATGCCATCAAATGTCACAAAGAACTTCGAGGATATTACCTTCGGAAAACCGAAGAAGGGAAAAGTAAAATGAGTGCACTCAATGCAGTGAGAAACAAACTACTCCATAGAGTAGTCGCCGTAGTAAAAAGAGGAACTCCTTATCAAGAGAAATTGGATTAA
- a CDS encoding type II toxin-antitoxin system RelE/ParE family toxin — protein MRKLKDKRAKAKILFRIQRIEEHGNFGDCEPVGQGISELRIHYAKGYRVYLKDVNGRIVFLLNRGDKSSQHKDIDKAKQLWLDYKNEIE, from the coding sequence CTGAGGAAGCTCAAAGACAAACGAGCAAAAGCCAAAATACTTTTCAGAATTCAACGCATCGAAGAACATGGAAACTTCGGCGACTGTGAACCTGTCGGTCAAGGCATTAGCGAATTACGAATTCACTATGCGAAGGGCTATCGAGTATATCTAAAAGATGTGAACGGTAGAATTGTGTTTCTTTTGAACAGAGGAGATAAATCATCCCAACATAAGGACATTGATAAAGCGAAACAACTCTGGTTGGATTACAAAAACGAAATTGAATAA
- a CDS encoding type II toxin-antitoxin system ParD family antitoxin: protein MSKNTSISLGNYFDSFVKHSISEGRFKNASEVVRAGLRLLEEEENKVISLKRAIQEGIDSGIAEDFNPSTHLKQLKAARSNG from the coding sequence ATGAGCAAGAACACATCAATTTCACTCGGAAACTACTTTGACAGCTTTGTCAAACATAGTATCTCAGAAGGTCGCTTTAAGAACGCAAGCGAAGTTGTACGCGCTGGATTAAGACTTCTCGAAGAAGAGGAGAACAAAGTCATTTCACTCAAGAGAGCCATACAAGAAGGGATTGACAGTGGAATTGCCGAAGATTTTAACCCATCAACACATTTGAAGCAGTTGAAAGCAGCAAGATCGAATGGGTAA
- a CDS encoding META domain-containing protein, with protein MKFTKFLFIVSFVIGCDSTDEPTPSKEPFSVLINGELFTPDRSGSASYYNGRLGFGAIDTIDRVGNDEKFQIFFTILNPELGINSIDNFNNTSSIQLYRWIGRQGVGPIATSGEFQLTEFDTINGFFSGSFNCIFDYPDHDIYYELTDGQFNDFTLSELFCEPELSFEEPDSISLFNNWGLIGFKNSDGSYSYPPCGTESRIKITQDLTENSIAYFQGKGPINSFSFKHQILENNTFITDGIATTRVGGSEWQLDYEGDFISFLSNDIIKINLDGDRLILTNKASDSQLVL; from the coding sequence ATGAAATTCACTAAATTTCTTTTCATAGTTTCGTTTGTCATCGGTTGTGACTCAACTGATGAACCTACCCCCTCTAAAGAACCCTTTTCAGTTCTCATCAACGGTGAACTATTTACCCCAGATCGAAGTGGTTCCGCTTCATACTACAATGGAAGGTTAGGATTTGGAGCAATAGATACAATCGACAGAGTTGGTAATGACGAAAAATTCCAGATTTTCTTCACCATACTTAACCCTGAACTTGGAATCAACTCAATTGATAATTTTAACAACACAAGCAGTATTCAATTGTACAGATGGATTGGAAGGCAGGGAGTTGGCCCAATTGCTACTAGTGGAGAATTTCAATTAACAGAGTTTGATACAATTAATGGTTTTTTTTCGGGATCATTCAATTGCATCTTTGACTATCCTGATCATGATATTTACTACGAGTTAACTGACGGACAATTCAATGATTTTACCTTGTCAGAATTATTCTGCGAACCAGAACTTTCCTTTGAAGAGCCTGACTCAATATCACTATTTAATAACTGGGGTCTAATCGGTTTCAAAAACTCAGACGGCTCGTATTCGTATCCGCCATGTGGAACGGAATCACGCATTAAAATAACTCAGGATTTAACAGAGAATTCCATTGCTTATTTTCAAGGAAAAGGACCAATCAATTCATTTAGTTTTAAACACCAAATCCTTGAAAACAATACATTTATTACAGACGGCATTGCAACTACGAGAGTAGGTGGGTCCGAATGGCAATTAGACTATGAAGGTGACTTTATAAGTTTTCTATCAAATGACATAATAAAGATCAACCTTGATGGCGATCGACTAATATTAACAAATAAAGCATCGGACTCTCAACTTGTATTGTAG
- a CDS encoding LytR/AlgR family response regulator transcription factor, producing MTEIKKIKGVIIDDEARARRLLSVMIAEYCPEVEIVAESGQVPDGVLQINKYRPDVVFLDIEMPDYSGFELLDFFREVDFQIIFVTAYSQYAVRAFEVSAVDYLLKPVQIGQLEKAVGKLKNAETQPMQAKLEVLKGNMEANRVSKIAVPVSDGLIFLPVEEVVYIDADGAYSYIYMADGSKQLVSKKLKYFDDMLVGSSDFVRIHRSHLLNLRFVKKYNRHESMVELENDITLQVARSHKVELENRMTSSQS from the coding sequence GTGACAGAGATTAAAAAAATCAAAGGAGTCATAATAGACGACGAAGCCAGAGCGAGACGTCTGCTTAGCGTCATGATAGCGGAGTATTGTCCCGAAGTGGAGATTGTGGCGGAGAGTGGGCAAGTTCCCGATGGTGTTTTGCAAATTAACAAATATCGGCCTGATGTGGTGTTTTTAGACATTGAGATGCCAGACTATTCGGGCTTCGAATTGTTGGATTTTTTTCGAGAAGTAGATTTTCAAATCATCTTTGTGACGGCATATAGTCAATATGCTGTTCGTGCATTTGAGGTATCTGCGGTGGATTATCTATTGAAACCCGTACAAATTGGCCAGTTGGAAAAGGCTGTGGGAAAATTGAAAAACGCGGAAACTCAGCCGATGCAAGCAAAGCTCGAAGTGCTGAAAGGAAACATGGAGGCCAATCGGGTGAGTAAAATTGCCGTACCAGTATCTGATGGCTTGATTTTTTTGCCAGTCGAGGAGGTCGTCTATATTGATGCAGACGGAGCCTATTCGTATATTTATATGGCAGATGGATCTAAGCAGTTAGTAAGTAAAAAGCTCAAATATTTTGATGATATGCTGGTTGGTTCTAGTGATTTTGTGCGGATACACCGCTCACATTTGCTCAATTTACGTTTTGTGAAAAAGTACAATCGACATGAAAGTATGGTGGAATTGGAAAATGATATAACACTCCAAGTGGCAAGAAGTCACAAAGTAGAATTAGAAAACCGAATGACGAGTAGTCAGTCGTGA
- a CDS encoding ABC transporter ATP-binding protein, giving the protein MIQVSNVSKSYTPESVALQPITFNIEAGEVVYIIGESGSGKSTLLKIIAGLEDADSGNVRLDDLEITGPAHNLVPGYDELAYVPQDFKLQQFWTVATNIAKKISHYPYADKMDRVEELLKLCKLEAYADRYPRELSGGQQQRIAMAAAVSDEPEVVLLDEPFSNLDLPMKAAVRKDIIGMLRKLGITVVLVSHDPAEALAVADKIIILQEGKLEQIGRPVDLYQNPTSHYAAKFLGPINELTLEKEVKLIRPEAIALDPKGKYAGKVMDCIFMGMHYHVILQSDWSRDELLIYSDQPYASGQLLKFCIR; this is encoded by the coding sequence ATGATCCAAGTTTCCAACGTCAGCAAGTCTTATACTCCCGAATCTGTAGCACTACAGCCCATTACTTTCAATATCGAAGCGGGCGAAGTCGTCTATATCATTGGCGAAAGCGGTTCTGGTAAAAGCACCTTGCTCAAAATCATAGCCGGACTAGAAGATGCCGATAGTGGGAATGTACGACTAGACGACCTGGAAATCACTGGCCCCGCCCACAATCTGGTACCTGGATACGACGAACTGGCCTATGTACCTCAAGATTTCAAACTTCAGCAGTTTTGGACTGTAGCCACCAATATCGCAAAGAAGATCTCTCACTACCCCTATGCAGATAAGATGGATCGCGTAGAAGAATTGCTCAAGCTCTGCAAACTAGAAGCCTACGCAGACCGATACCCCAGAGAATTATCAGGAGGGCAGCAGCAGCGCATTGCGATGGCGGCAGCGGTATCCGACGAGCCCGAGGTGGTGCTCCTCGATGAGCCTTTCAGTAATTTGGACCTGCCCATGAAAGCAGCTGTGAGAAAAGACATCATCGGCATGCTACGAAAACTAGGCATTACGGTGGTGCTCGTGAGCCACGACCCCGCCGAGGCCTTGGCCGTGGCCGACAAAATCATCATCCTACAAGAGGGCAAACTAGAACAAATAGGACGCCCTGTAGATTTGTACCAAAACCCAACCTCACACTATGCGGCCAAATTTTTAGGCCCAATCAACGAACTGACTCTCGAAAAAGAAGTGAAACTCATCAGACCAGAAGCCATAGCACTAGACCCCAAAGGCAAGTACGCAGGAAAGGTGATGGACTGCATTTTTATGGGGATGCATTACCACGTGATACTCCAGTCCGACTGGTCTCGCGACGAACTACTGATCTACTCTGACCAGCCATACGCTAGCGGCCAACTATTGAAGTTTTGTATTAGATAA
- a CDS encoding addiction module antidote protein — MATKRTTKFDIAEYLENDEMMAEYLNSVLEDGDSADILTAIGHIAKAQGMTKIAAETGLSRPSLYKALSKGAKPQFDTVLKVLRAVGSNLHVETA; from the coding sequence ATGGCGACTAAAAGAACAACAAAATTCGATATTGCAGAATACTTGGAAAATGACGAGATGATGGCTGAATACCTTAATTCTGTTTTAGAAGATGGAGATTCAGCAGATATATTAACCGCCATTGGACACATAGCGAAGGCCCAAGGTATGACTAAAATAGCAGCCGAAACGGGATTAAGCAGACCAAGTCTCTATAAAGCGCTATCAAAAGGTGCTAAACCACAATTTGATACAGTTTTAAAAGTTTTAAGGGCTGTTGGTAGTAACCTTCATGTAGAAACTGCTTAA
- a CDS encoding histidine kinase: MKQIVSGFLLLMCMSIAQGQPPRVDSLLQRLKVETNDSLACVLSGNAGYYLATRNYDSSLLYLNRAISQAQIHHYPVLTVRFLCFLGMSNTVNGEIDSAVVSFERAIAIGQQEVLDSAVAQAHFGLGNVLESKGDIPEALRHYHEALVFFEAHGYDKAIAGVKANLSVAYFSIDAYEKAKPLILETNHYYETHGLTRRLVNGYQRLASVIEHEGKLDSSLFYLRKAEKIAREEKDFFPLSVIENHMGNVFLTLKKYEEAAGAYARSLDHKKSLGKNSEEYLKTYVNMAYCMAILNDKQAAADYLNKAEQMLAGIETKKFKIHYYKMKYKIDSVQQDYLLALDDYRAYTELAEDLFDEEKSRQLTEMETKYETDKKEAEIHALSQQSELQVLKISQQRVQLAVVLLLIVVIAVTLYFYLKQQRLKQAKETMDRELVQTKKQLELERQYKQSEVKAIKAQMNPHFVFNALNSIQDLIMLKDIRSSNEYLGKFADLMRKTLEASGKESIAVEDELVLMTHYLELEKLRFGQDFSFVLVNALDKNSSEDWLVPPLLIQPYVENAIKHGLLHKKGDKHLQVRFHENGAVLHCVIEDNGVGRKKAHEIKQRRAKKHLSFATEQNDRRIQLINETSPIKTTLEVEDLMDGAEAIGTRVVFTFSKSEADTLG; the protein is encoded by the coding sequence ATGAAACAGATAGTAAGCGGGTTTCTCCTGCTCATGTGTATGTCGATAGCGCAAGGCCAACCCCCTCGGGTAGACAGTCTCCTCCAAAGGCTAAAAGTAGAAACCAACGACAGTCTGGCTTGTGTGTTATCAGGAAATGCTGGCTACTACTTGGCCACACGAAATTACGACAGCTCATTGTTGTATTTAAACCGAGCCATTTCACAAGCTCAGATACATCATTATCCCGTGCTTACGGTTAGATTTCTGTGTTTTTTGGGAATGTCTAATACGGTAAATGGTGAGATTGATTCGGCGGTCGTGTCTTTCGAAAGAGCCATCGCCATCGGGCAGCAAGAGGTGCTAGACTCTGCGGTAGCTCAGGCGCATTTTGGCTTGGGCAATGTATTGGAAAGTAAGGGAGATATACCAGAGGCACTTCGGCATTATCACGAAGCGTTGGTCTTTTTTGAGGCTCATGGTTATGACAAGGCCATTGCGGGAGTCAAAGCCAATTTGTCGGTGGCCTATTTTTCGATCGATGCTTATGAGAAAGCCAAACCACTGATTCTAGAGACCAACCATTACTATGAAACGCACGGACTGACCCGCCGATTGGTGAATGGATACCAGAGGCTGGCCTCTGTAATCGAGCACGAAGGCAAGCTGGACAGTAGCTTGTTTTATTTGCGAAAAGCTGAAAAAATAGCCAGGGAGGAAAAGGATTTCTTTCCCCTTTCGGTGATAGAAAACCATATGGGTAATGTTTTTTTGACCCTCAAAAAATATGAAGAGGCCGCAGGGGCTTATGCGCGTAGCTTGGATCACAAAAAGAGCCTCGGAAAAAACTCTGAGGAATATCTCAAAACCTACGTCAATATGGCCTACTGCATGGCCATACTCAACGATAAACAGGCTGCTGCCGATTATCTAAACAAAGCCGAGCAAATGCTGGCAGGTATAGAAACCAAAAAATTCAAGATTCATTATTATAAAATGAAATATAAGATAGATTCCGTGCAGCAAGACTATCTGTTGGCCTTAGATGACTATAGGGCGTATACGGAATTGGCAGAAGACCTGTTTGACGAAGAAAAATCACGGCAGCTGACCGAAATGGAAACTAAATATGAAACGGATAAAAAAGAGGCTGAAATACACGCATTATCTCAGCAGTCAGAGTTGCAGGTGCTCAAAATAAGCCAGCAGCGGGTTCAGCTTGCAGTCGTTTTGTTGCTGATCGTGGTGATCGCTGTTACTTTGTATTTTTACCTGAAGCAGCAGCGGCTGAAGCAAGCGAAAGAGACGATGGATCGTGAGCTAGTTCAGACCAAAAAGCAGCTCGAACTGGAGCGCCAATACAAGCAATCGGAGGTGAAGGCCATCAAGGCACAGATGAATCCACATTTTGTGTTTAATGCGCTCAATTCTATTCAGGACTTGATCATGCTCAAAGACATCCGTTCTTCCAATGAGTATTTGGGCAAATTTGCCGATTTGATGCGTAAAACCTTGGAGGCCTCGGGGAAGGAGTCTATCGCAGTGGAGGATGAATTGGTATTGATGACGCATTATTTGGAACTAGAAAAACTCAGATTCGGACAAGACTTCTCGTTTGTGTTGGTCAATGCACTAGACAAAAACAGCAGCGAGGACTGGCTGGTCCCACCGCTCCTTATCCAGCCATACGTGGAGAATGCGATCAAGCATGGTTTGCTTCATAAAAAGGGCGACAAGCATTTGCAGGTGCGATTTCATGAAAACGGAGCCGTCCTGCATTGTGTCATAGAAGACAATGGTGTGGGACGAAAAAAAGCGCACGAAATCAAGCAGCGTCGAGCCAAAAAGCACCTTTCTTTTGCTACAGAGCAGAATGACCGACGGATACAGTTGATCAACGAAACTTCGCCTATCAAAACTACGCTCGAGGTAGAGGATCTCATGGATGGTGCCGAAGCTATAGGCACACGGGTAGTGTTCACTTTCTCGAAGTCGGAGGCTGATACTTTGGGCTGA
- a CDS encoding type II toxin-antitoxin system RelE/ParE family toxin, with protein sequence MGKYKLTNLAVRDLSNIWNYTFDNWSEEQADTYHEQLISAFESIAVNQQLGRNYEGIRSDLFGFKVSRHIIFYRLISDEQVEITRILHDRMDLKNRLK encoded by the coding sequence ATGGGTAAGTATAAACTAACCAATCTTGCTGTTCGGGATTTATCTAACATTTGGAACTACACCTTTGACAACTGGTCTGAAGAGCAGGCAGACACCTATCATGAACAACTTATTAGCGCCTTTGAATCAATTGCAGTGAACCAACAACTAGGACGAAATTACGAAGGGATACGGAGTGATTTATTTGGATTTAAGGTGAGCCGACATATCATATTCTATCGCTTAATTTCGGACGAACAAGTTGAAATTACCAGAATACTACATGATCGAATGGACTTGAAGAATCGACTAAAATAA
- a CDS encoding sensor histidine kinase translates to MKKDFTKRISGASLFLIILLVVIGIFSMMRVYNSHNSIDEVARIDVPLIEILTNIETHQLQQSINFERAIRHAEEIGKYDQAQAQYTLADSLFRTQATLVDNELILAEEHVKKGISEAISDNQRIIMKDLLNALKKMEREHLSYERDAIAVLELFTDGQTAEAMDRVVDVEAKEEKLNGEIEHLLIELEKYTEESVNAIEVDERTTLRLVVLFTCFFVMISIVISFVASNSSTIPIDQLTEGVKRLSKGEKAIKISTPPSGLTSELTTTFNEMVIKLQDAQEEIERHMHFSYSTAHDLKAPITNLIELLDLLYKDADDHDKILQQAKTSAKQVQSIVLALNEVHVLREALDTKPEVLYFDQIVSEVEKGISSKIETSKVIVTKWFAKCPTIKYPSAQLKSIFQNLIINAIKYSSPNRLLEIEIESYRDNDHTVLEIRDNGIGFDSNVSGMEIMEPFKQLDPKKEGSGLGLYLIKTIIDHHHGHIEVKSKPGKGSIFTIYLN, encoded by the coding sequence GTGAAAAAAGACTTTACAAAGCGCATATCGGGAGCTAGTTTATTCCTCATTATACTACTCGTTGTCATTGGTATCTTCAGCATGATGCGTGTGTACAATAGCCACAACTCCATCGATGAAGTAGCCCGAATAGATGTTCCGCTCATCGAAATTTTGACCAACATTGAAACGCACCAACTCCAACAATCCATCAACTTCGAAAGAGCCATTCGCCATGCAGAAGAAATCGGCAAATACGATCAGGCTCAAGCACAATATACATTGGCAGACAGCCTATTCAGAACACAAGCAACTCTAGTCGATAACGAATTGATATTGGCCGAAGAGCATGTGAAAAAAGGTATCTCAGAAGCCATATCTGACAACCAGCGTATTATCATGAAAGACCTGCTGAATGCACTCAAAAAAATGGAGCGTGAGCATCTAAGCTACGAACGTGATGCGATTGCCGTATTAGAATTGTTCACAGATGGGCAAACGGCCGAGGCCATGGATCGCGTGGTGGATGTAGAAGCCAAAGAAGAAAAGCTAAACGGCGAAATAGAACATTTGCTAATCGAATTAGAAAAATATACGGAGGAGTCCGTAAACGCTATAGAAGTAGACGAACGCACCACCTTAAGACTCGTCGTTCTATTTACCTGTTTTTTCGTGATGATATCCATCGTCATCTCCTTTGTCGCAAGCAATTCCTCCACCATCCCCATCGACCAACTAACAGAAGGTGTCAAACGATTGAGCAAAGGGGAAAAAGCCATCAAAATAAGTACACCTCCTTCTGGCCTCACCTCAGAGCTCACGACCACCTTCAACGAGATGGTAATCAAACTCCAAGATGCACAAGAGGAAATAGAACGGCACATGCATTTTTCGTACAGCACAGCTCATGACCTCAAAGCACCTATTACCAATTTGATAGAACTACTGGATCTGCTCTACAAAGATGCAGATGACCATGACAAAATCTTACAGCAAGCGAAGACCTCTGCCAAACAAGTCCAATCCATTGTGCTGGCACTAAACGAGGTGCATGTACTCAGAGAGGCCCTAGATACAAAACCAGAGGTATTGTATTTCGACCAAATAGTATCCGAAGTAGAAAAAGGAATAAGTAGTAAAATAGAAACATCTAAGGTCATCGTGACCAAGTGGTTTGCCAAATGTCCCACTATAAAATATCCCTCTGCTCAGCTAAAAAGCATCTTTCAAAATCTAATCATCAATGCCATCAAATACAGCAGCCCCAACAGGCTCCTCGAGATAGAAATAGAATCTTATCGAGACAATGACCATACGGTATTAGAAATCCGTGACAACGGCATCGGATTCGACTCTAATGTGAGCGGCATGGAGATCATGGAGCCTTTCAAACAACTGGATCCTAAAAAAGAAGGAAGTGGGCTGGGATTGTATTTGATCAAGACCATCATAGATCACCACCATGGTCACATCGAAGTGAAAAGTAAACCTGGGAAAGGCTCGATTTTCACTATTTACTTAAACTAA
- a CDS encoding LamG domain-containing protein, which translates to MKTMTFKSIYILCAAIVLMSCDEGDEAFDPNDDSNEEPSVEVSTTGFTVDIEENPEAALLLGTVTTTTDNGSTVSYAIDNETVAGAVSLASDGKIHVLDPTLFDYEKNPIITVQVAVSSGEVTDMAEVTVNLIDEVLEDDNGLVAYLPLDGDVKDASGNGNHGTNYGAAFGKDRKNNTDGAAVFNQLDENAITLPTLANSASFSVSLWFKDNGEATDTYRYLIAKTNANQEINYALRLNRVGDAGHENGALYAFMNNNSSNGKGSTTQPIPSDKWVHVAITYDHTANETAGMGLLTVYENGVSVGTHSKVELTPENGLISIGAQGVPQEDEGEGGVEIVKGASRVSSRPDFWSPFGGSIDDVAYFDQALSAVEVKALSEM; encoded by the coding sequence ATGAAAACAATGACTTTTAAATCAATTTACATTTTGTGTGCGGCCATAGTTCTGATGAGCTGTGACGAAGGAGACGAGGCATTTGACCCTAATGATGACTCTAATGAGGAGCCTTCTGTAGAGGTATCTACCACTGGGTTTACTGTAGATATTGAAGAGAATCCTGAGGCCGCTTTGCTACTCGGTACGGTGACTACTACGACGGACAATGGCAGTACGGTGAGTTATGCCATAGACAATGAGACAGTAGCTGGTGCAGTGTCTTTGGCTAGCGATGGCAAAATCCATGTGTTAGACCCTACTCTTTTTGATTATGAGAAAAATCCGATCATTACGGTGCAGGTAGCTGTATCGAGTGGGGAGGTTACTGATATGGCCGAAGTCACCGTCAATTTGATCGATGAGGTTCTGGAGGATGACAATGGTTTGGTCGCTTATCTGCCATTGGATGGCGATGTGAAAGATGCCTCGGGCAATGGCAACCACGGCACGAATTACGGAGCTGCCTTTGGCAAAGACAGAAAGAACAACACGGATGGAGCAGCGGTATTTAACCAGTTGGATGAAAATGCCATTACGTTGCCTACATTGGCAAATAGTGCGTCCTTTTCTGTGTCGCTTTGGTTCAAAGACAATGGAGAGGCGACTGATACCTATCGCTACCTAATAGCGAAAACCAACGCAAATCAGGAAATCAACTATGCGCTACGTCTCAATAGAGTCGGAGACGCTGGGCATGAGAATGGCGCTTTGTATGCTTTCATGAATAACAACAGCTCCAATGGGAAAGGCAGCACCACTCAGCCAATCCCATCGGACAAATGGGTGCATGTAGCCATTACCTACGACCATACTGCCAATGAAACAGCAGGTATGGGTCTACTCACCGTATATGAAAATGGGGTATCGGTTGGCACCCATTCTAAAGTGGAACTTACACCAGAGAATGGCCTCATTTCAATAGGGGCTCAAGGAGTACCCCAAGAAGATGAGGGAGAAGGAGGTGTAGAAATTGTAAAAGGTGCTTCTCGTGTGTCTAGCCGTCCTGATTTTTGGAGTCCATTTGGAGGTAGTATCGATGATGTAGCCTATTTTGATCAGGCGCTAAGCGCAGTAGAAGTCAAAGCACTGAGCGAGATGTGA
- a CDS encoding immunity 63 family protein — MAQITKSQIESELQRLAEIIVAQSNQLPTVDDNQDFARPNISFSSDGTLYYEAYERGEQLFSIPAFDLEHLMFMTFKDTTFSMAVEHERMNRNTNEDFRRQLFAKQVELMRTLNSDWAERTQKEIDATLRTAPFNDELTA; from the coding sequence ATGGCGCAGATAACGAAATCGCAAATAGAATCAGAACTTCAACGACTGGCTGAAATTATCGTAGCTCAATCGAACCAACTTCCAACTGTAGATGACAACCAAGACTTTGCTAGGCCGAATATTTCCTTTTCATCGGATGGAACTCTGTACTACGAAGCATATGAACGGGGCGAACAACTTTTCAGCATACCTGCTTTTGATCTAGAGCATTTGATGTTTATGACGTTTAAGGACACAACTTTCTCGATGGCAGTAGAACACGAACGTATGAATCGGAACACGAATGAGGATTTCAGACGTCAACTCTTTGCCAAGCAGGTCGAACTCATGCGAACACTGAACTCAGACTGGGCTGAACGAACTCAGAAGGAAATCGACGCAACACTTCGAACTGCTCCTTTTAACGACGAACTAACTGCTTAA